One Leifsonia shinshuensis DNA window includes the following coding sequences:
- the sufU gene encoding Fe-S cluster assembly sulfur transfer protein SufU, giving the protein MSDLQNLYQQVILDHAREKHGYGLREDAAASSHQFNPTCGDEVTVGVHPDADGRIHAISWEGHGCSISTASASLLSDLVHDTDRAELAASIAAFRELMQSKGALEGDEELLGDAVALAGVSRYVTRVKCAMLPWVALEDALLKSA; this is encoded by the coding sequence ATGAGTGACCTGCAGAACCTGTACCAGCAGGTCATCCTCGACCACGCGCGGGAGAAGCACGGCTACGGCCTGCGGGAGGACGCCGCCGCCAGCTCGCACCAGTTCAACCCGACCTGCGGCGACGAGGTGACCGTCGGCGTGCATCCGGACGCGGACGGCCGGATCCACGCGATCAGCTGGGAGGGCCACGGCTGCTCGATCTCGACCGCCTCGGCCTCCCTGCTCAGCGACCTCGTGCACGACACCGACCGTGCGGAACTGGCGGCGTCGATCGCGGCGTTCCGCGAGCTGATGCAGTCGAAGGGTGCTCTGGAGGGCGACGAGGAGCTGCTGGGCGACGCGGTCGCGCTGGCCGGCGTCTCCCGCTACGTGACCCGCGTGAAGTGCGCGATGCTCCCGTGGGTGGCGCTGGAGGATGCGCTGCTGAAGTCGGCCTAG
- a CDS encoding DUF2510 domain-containing protein: MSQLPPPGWYPDADTRFQRWWDGLRWTDAVRPLAPSLPVAGPPPTNGLATASLAAGVVAAAVVVLALTLGGGVDPLLALLILVGVGLSVGLGIPALIRAGVLPQHLGRARAVWGICLGAGALLGCVLAVALVFGGTGVDGGTNALGAEECPAAAAA, from the coding sequence ATGAGCCAGTTGCCGCCGCCCGGCTGGTACCCCGACGCCGACACCCGGTTCCAGCGCTGGTGGGACGGCCTCCGCTGGACCGACGCCGTGCGCCCGCTCGCCCCCTCGCTGCCGGTCGCCGGCCCTCCCCCGACCAACGGCCTCGCCACGGCGTCGCTCGCCGCCGGCGTCGTCGCCGCGGCGGTCGTCGTGCTGGCGCTCACCCTCGGAGGCGGCGTCGACCCGCTGCTCGCCCTGCTGATCCTGGTCGGCGTCGGCCTGTCCGTCGGGCTCGGCATCCCGGCGCTGATCCGCGCTGGAGTCCTGCCGCAGCACCTCGGGAGGGCGCGCGCCGTCTGGGGGATCTGCCTCGGCGCCGGCGCGCTGCTGGGCTGCGTGCTCGCGGTGGCGCTGGTGTTCGGCGGCACGGGAGTGGACGGCGGGACGAACGCGCTGGGCGCGGAAGAGTGTCCGGCGGCTGCCGCGGCCTGA
- a CDS encoding MarR family winged helix-turn-helix transcriptional regulator yields the protein MSSPDHVARIQEEWRRERPDLDPSPQGVIGRLHLVAGLLTDELVAVYAQHGLTEGDFDVLATLRRAGAPYERTPGELAEHTMVTSGGMSKRIDRLEGAGLVSRRASSTDGRGRVVALTPDGLERIDAAVTAHLANERRLVDELSPADARALERILTGWLGRLGG from the coding sequence GTGAGCTCACCCGATCATGTCGCCCGCATCCAGGAGGAGTGGCGCCGCGAGCGTCCCGACCTCGACCCGTCCCCGCAGGGCGTGATCGGCCGCCTGCACCTGGTCGCCGGGCTGCTGACCGACGAGCTGGTCGCCGTCTACGCGCAGCACGGGCTGACCGAGGGCGACTTCGACGTGCTCGCGACGCTTCGGCGCGCGGGAGCCCCCTACGAGCGCACCCCGGGCGAGCTCGCCGAACACACGATGGTCACCTCCGGGGGTATGAGCAAGCGCATCGACCGGCTGGAGGGCGCCGGGCTGGTCTCGCGGCGCGCCTCCTCCACGGACGGCCGCGGCCGGGTGGTCGCCCTCACCCCGGACGGGCTCGAGCGGATCGACGCCGCGGTCACCGCGCACCTGGCCAACGAGCGGCGGCTGGTGGACGAGCTCTCCCCCGCCGACGCACGCGCGCTGGAGCGCATTCTGACCGGCTGGCTGGGGCGGCTCGGCGGCTGA
- a CDS encoding quaternary amine ABC transporter ATP-binding protein, whose protein sequence is MSNTIAVEARNIFKVFGRKPQESVRRLREGASRKDVAGLGTAAVIDASLTVKRGEIFVVMGLSGSGKSTLIRLLNGLLEPTAGDVEVMGTTITGLAGAKLRAVRQQHISMVFQHFALLPHRTVLDNIAYGLEVRGMSAAERRERAAEVLELVGLGGWGDKLPGELSGGMQQRVGLGRALAADTDVLLMDEAFSALDPLIRREMQEQLLELQSTLGKTIVFITHDLNEAMFLGDRIAVMRDGRIVQTGTPEEILTDPANDYVASFVQDVDRARVLTAASVMEPARALVTVAGGPRAAMRTMRDLQTSAAFVVGQGRRLLGAVRDRDVMRQVRDGQGDLTEAIDEDIATVSRDEVLSELVEPAVGSALPLAVVDDQRRLLGVIPRVTLLAALGNVSSDTTEIPVVVEPPATVPVDAMTLALRESAGGDPIPVGADEAEVVA, encoded by the coding sequence TTGAGCAACACGATCGCCGTCGAGGCGAGGAACATCTTCAAAGTCTTCGGACGCAAACCCCAGGAGTCCGTGCGCCGGCTGCGGGAGGGCGCGAGCCGGAAGGACGTCGCCGGGCTCGGCACGGCCGCCGTCATCGACGCGAGTCTGACCGTGAAGCGCGGCGAGATCTTCGTCGTGATGGGCCTGTCCGGCTCGGGCAAGTCCACCCTGATCCGGCTCCTCAACGGGCTGCTGGAGCCCACGGCGGGCGACGTGGAGGTCATGGGCACCACGATCACTGGCCTCGCTGGCGCGAAGCTCCGCGCCGTCCGCCAGCAGCACATCTCGATGGTGTTCCAGCACTTCGCTCTGCTTCCGCACCGCACCGTCCTCGACAACATCGCCTACGGCCTGGAGGTGCGCGGGATGTCCGCCGCCGAGCGCCGCGAGCGCGCGGCCGAGGTGCTCGAGCTGGTCGGCCTCGGCGGCTGGGGCGACAAGCTCCCCGGCGAGCTCTCCGGCGGGATGCAACAGCGCGTCGGCCTCGGCCGTGCGCTGGCCGCCGACACCGACGTCCTGCTGATGGACGAGGCGTTCTCCGCGCTCGACCCGCTCATCCGCCGCGAGATGCAGGAGCAGCTGCTCGAACTGCAGAGCACGCTCGGCAAGACCATCGTCTTCATCACGCACGACCTCAACGAGGCGATGTTCCTCGGCGACCGGATCGCTGTCATGCGCGACGGCCGGATCGTCCAGACCGGCACGCCGGAGGAGATCCTCACCGACCCCGCGAACGACTACGTCGCCAGCTTCGTGCAGGACGTCGACCGCGCCCGCGTGCTCACCGCCGCGAGCGTGATGGAGCCGGCCCGCGCGCTGGTCACCGTGGCGGGCGGGCCGCGCGCCGCGATGCGGACCATGCGCGACCTCCAGACCTCCGCCGCGTTCGTCGTCGGCCAGGGCCGGCGACTGCTCGGCGCCGTGCGCGACCGCGACGTGATGCGCCAGGTCCGCGACGGCCAGGGCGACCTGACCGAGGCGATCGACGAGGACATCGCGACGGTGTCGCGGGACGAGGTGCTGAGCGAGCTGGTGGAGCCTGCCGTCGGCAGCGCCCTGCCGCTGGCCGTCGTCGACGACCAGCGCCGCCTGCTCGGCGTCATCCCGCGGGTCACCCTGCTCGCGGCGCTCGGGAACGTCTCCAGCGACACCACCGAGATCCCGGTCGTCGTCGAGCCGCCCGCGACCGTGCCGGTGGACGCGATGACGCTGGCCCTGCGGGAGAGCGCCGGCGGCGACCCCATCCCGGTCGGGGCGGACGAGGCGGAGGTGGTCGCGTGA
- a CDS encoding MSCRAMM family protein has translation MRSRLLVPAAIVAAIALPTLLASPASAATTGLWAGWSTTGTNSFTVQVANTPAISATVTTDSRQGQIGVISGASTWLGAGTPVGAKYGSSQGKPYLNLRPKADSPSAPSTTTYSFAAPTPTSGWTFVLGDIDADAVQVRAIGPDGALLTAAQLGYRGGFNYCAPGVAGKPSCTGSATDIPSWDPATLTLTGNAAATDTNGSAGWFEPNAPISALTFLFRQRSGLPVYQTWFASLARDITGTVTATTGSAAGATLTLRDADGAVVATTTSAADGSYSFAGVQASAGYTVTFAPPAGSIADGARTKPADLSAADAVVDFATHVIVPVAVGGTVRDTDGAPVPNATVQLAPGLTTTTGPDGGYLFDTAAVGTYQVQVVGVPAGYTVLGGPVAVTVPPGSETPIGGVDFTLRASPDLTGTVADAGGGVAGVVVTATSAGGSVSAVTEADGSYRLPGLAAGGYTVTVAAPPGYSVSGPASRAETVATADVTGVDFALTRSGAVEGTVASPAGPVAGAEVIVQGMSGTIALTTGADGTYATGGLAAGVYTITVTPPAGYVDAGASQRTVTITAAGESVTGQDFALAAAATPPPPPAPPASGGGPSGTGASTVPTGELADTGSDAAPAAAAGLLAIAGGAALTIAGRARRMRSSTPMR, from the coding sequence GTGCGCTCTCGGCTGCTGGTGCCGGCGGCGATCGTCGCGGCGATCGCGCTCCCCACGCTGCTCGCGTCGCCCGCGTCGGCGGCGACGACGGGACTCTGGGCGGGCTGGAGCACGACCGGCACGAACTCCTTCACGGTCCAGGTCGCGAACACGCCGGCGATCAGCGCGACCGTGACGACGGACTCGCGCCAGGGCCAGATCGGGGTGATCAGCGGAGCGTCGACGTGGCTCGGCGCGGGCACACCGGTCGGTGCGAAATACGGTTCCAGCCAGGGGAAGCCCTACCTCAACCTCCGGCCCAAGGCCGACTCCCCGAGCGCGCCGTCGACCACGACATACTCGTTCGCCGCGCCCACCCCGACCTCCGGCTGGACGTTCGTGCTCGGCGACATCGACGCGGACGCCGTGCAGGTGCGCGCGATCGGCCCCGACGGCGCACTGCTCACGGCTGCGCAGCTCGGCTACCGCGGCGGCTTCAACTACTGCGCTCCCGGAGTCGCCGGGAAGCCGTCGTGCACGGGGTCCGCCACCGACATCCCGAGCTGGGATCCGGCGACGCTCACCCTCACCGGCAATGCGGCGGCGACCGACACGAACGGCTCCGCCGGCTGGTTCGAACCGAACGCCCCGATCTCGGCGCTGACCTTCCTCTTCCGGCAGCGGTCCGGACTCCCCGTCTACCAGACCTGGTTCGCCTCGCTCGCGCGCGACATCACCGGGACCGTCACAGCGACGACCGGCTCGGCGGCCGGGGCCACCCTGACCCTGCGTGACGCGGACGGCGCGGTCGTCGCCACCACGACCTCCGCCGCGGACGGCAGCTACTCCTTCGCGGGCGTGCAGGCGAGCGCCGGCTACACGGTGACCTTCGCGCCGCCGGCGGGCTCCATCGCCGACGGGGCGCGCACGAAGCCGGCGGACCTCTCGGCCGCCGACGCAGTCGTGGACTTCGCGACGCACGTCATCGTCCCGGTCGCCGTCGGCGGCACCGTGCGCGACACCGACGGCGCCCCCGTTCCGAACGCGACCGTCCAGCTGGCGCCCGGCCTCACGACCACGACGGGACCGGACGGCGGTTATCTGTTCGACACCGCGGCAGTGGGCACGTACCAGGTGCAGGTCGTCGGCGTCCCCGCCGGCTACACGGTGCTGGGCGGACCGGTCGCGGTCACCGTCCCTCCCGGATCCGAGACACCCATCGGCGGAGTGGACTTCACCCTGCGCGCGAGCCCCGACCTCACCGGCACGGTGGCGGACGCGGGCGGCGGGGTCGCCGGCGTCGTCGTGACCGCGACCTCCGCCGGCGGTTCGGTCAGCGCGGTCACGGAGGCCGACGGCTCGTACCGGCTGCCCGGGCTCGCCGCAGGCGGCTACACCGTGACCGTCGCAGCGCCGCCCGGCTACAGCGTCAGCGGCCCCGCGAGCCGCGCCGAGACCGTGGCGACGGCCGACGTGACCGGCGTGGACTTCGCGCTCACCCGCTCCGGGGCGGTCGAGGGCACGGTCGCCTCCCCGGCCGGACCCGTCGCGGGTGCGGAGGTGATCGTCCAGGGGATGTCCGGCACGATCGCGCTGACGACCGGGGCCGACGGGACGTATGCGACGGGAGGCCTCGCCGCGGGCGTCTACACGATCACCGTGACTCCGCCCGCCGGGTACGTCGACGCCGGGGCGTCGCAGCGGACCGTCACGATCACCGCCGCCGGCGAGTCCGTCACCGGACAGGACTTCGCCCTGGCTGCGGCGGCGACTCCGCCTCCTCCGCCTGCTCCGCCTGCATCGGGTGGTGGTCCGTCGGGCACCGGAGCGTCCACCGTGCCCACCGGTGAGCTCGCGGACACGGGCTCGGACGCCGCGCCCGCCGCGGCGGCCGGCCTGCTGGCGATCGCCGGCGGTGCGGCGCTGACGATCGCGGGCCGGGCGCGGAGGATGCGGAGCAGCACCCCGATGCGGTGA
- a CDS encoding Dyp-type peroxidase produces the protein MANSTGDHAWHRVPIEPQSVDAPLSRAAVFLVVTVADSPDAVATARDVVANISDLVKTVGFRDLNAHLSCNIGVGAAFWSRLTDAAPPKELRPFQEIRGAVHTAVATPGDLLFHIRAERGDFCFEFERQLLDNLGDAVTVVDEVVGFRYFDSRDLLGFVDGTANPTGGDMAGSAIVGDEDAAYAGGSYVVVQKYLHDLASWDRLPVPSQEGVIGRTKVENIELPDVEHGQKAHKQLTTITDENGVEHDILRDNMPFGRPGHGEFGTYFIGYSRELWVIERMLERMFIGDPPGSHDRILDFSTAATGTTFFVPTRGFLESLGD, from the coding sequence ATGGCCAACTCCACGGGCGACCACGCCTGGCACCGCGTCCCGATCGAGCCGCAGAGCGTCGACGCGCCGCTCTCGCGCGCGGCCGTCTTCCTCGTCGTGACGGTCGCGGACTCCCCCGACGCCGTCGCGACCGCGCGGGATGTCGTGGCGAACATCTCCGACCTGGTGAAGACGGTCGGCTTCCGCGATCTGAACGCCCACCTGTCGTGCAACATCGGCGTCGGGGCGGCGTTCTGGAGCAGGCTGACCGACGCCGCGCCGCCGAAGGAGCTGCGCCCGTTCCAGGAGATCCGCGGAGCGGTCCACACGGCCGTCGCGACACCGGGCGACCTGCTGTTCCACATCCGGGCCGAGCGCGGCGACTTCTGCTTCGAGTTCGAGCGGCAGCTGCTGGACAACCTCGGCGACGCGGTGACCGTGGTGGACGAGGTGGTCGGCTTCCGGTACTTCGACTCCCGCGACCTCCTCGGCTTCGTCGACGGCACGGCGAACCCGACCGGCGGCGACATGGCGGGCTCCGCGATCGTCGGCGACGAGGACGCCGCGTACGCCGGCGGCAGCTACGTCGTCGTGCAGAAGTACCTGCACGACCTCGCCTCCTGGGACCGCCTCCCCGTGCCGTCGCAGGAGGGCGTGATCGGCCGCACGAAGGTGGAGAACATCGAGCTGCCGGACGTCGAGCACGGCCAGAAGGCCCACAAGCAGCTGACGACGATCACCGACGAGAACGGTGTCGAGCACGACATCCTGCGCGACAACATGCCGTTCGGCAGGCCGGGCCACGGCGAGTTCGGCACGTACTTCATCGGCTACTCGCGCGAGCTGTGGGTGATCGAGCGGATGCTGGAGCGGATGTTCATCGGGGACCCGCCCGGCAGCCACGACCGCATCCTGGACTTCTCCACCGCCGCGACCGGAACGACGTTCTTCGTCCCGACGCGCGGGTTCCTCGAGTCGCTGGGCGACTGA
- a CDS encoding SufS family cysteine desulfurase, translating into MRTDTLDPVRLRSDFPILSREVNGHPFVYLDSGATSQKPRQVLDAERDFAERFTSAVHRGAHTVAGEATELFEDARARVARFVGARPEQLVWTSNATEGLNLLAYGMSNASAGRGGEAAERFRVGPGDELVVTEAEHHANLIPWQELAARTGATLRVIGLTDDGLLRLDQAAELIGPRTRVVAFTHVSNVLGAINPVAELVALAHAHGALAVLDACQSVPHLAVDLPALGVDFAVFSGHKMLGPTGVGGLYGRTELLDALPPFLTGGSMITTVTLDHAEYLPAPQRFEAGTQRVSQAVALAAAVDYLEAVGMPAIEAHEAELGARMLAGLAGIPGVRVLGPGADVERVGLASFVVDGIHAHDVGQFLDDRGIAVRVGHHCAQPVHRRFGATASTRISAYLYNTADEVDAAVAAVADARDFFGVSGR; encoded by the coding sequence ATGCGCACCGACACCCTCGACCCGGTCCGGCTCCGCTCGGACTTCCCGATCCTCTCCCGCGAGGTGAACGGCCACCCCTTCGTCTACCTGGACTCCGGCGCCACGTCGCAGAAGCCCCGGCAGGTGCTGGACGCCGAACGCGACTTCGCCGAGCGGTTCACGTCCGCCGTGCACCGCGGCGCCCACACCGTCGCGGGGGAGGCCACCGAGCTGTTCGAGGACGCCCGCGCGCGGGTCGCGCGCTTCGTCGGAGCCCGCCCAGAGCAGCTGGTCTGGACCTCCAACGCCACCGAGGGCCTCAACCTCCTCGCCTACGGGATGTCGAACGCGTCCGCCGGCCGCGGCGGCGAGGCCGCCGAGCGGTTCCGGGTGGGCCCGGGCGACGAGCTCGTCGTCACGGAGGCGGAGCACCACGCCAACCTCATCCCGTGGCAGGAGCTGGCGGCGCGCACCGGCGCGACCCTGCGGGTCATCGGGCTGACCGACGACGGCCTGCTGCGGCTCGACCAGGCGGCCGAGCTGATCGGGCCGCGCACGAGGGTCGTCGCCTTCACGCACGTCTCCAACGTGCTCGGCGCGATCAACCCGGTCGCGGAACTGGTGGCGCTGGCGCACGCGCACGGCGCGCTCGCCGTGCTGGACGCCTGCCAGTCCGTGCCGCACCTCGCCGTCGACCTCCCGGCGCTCGGCGTCGACTTCGCGGTCTTCTCCGGCCACAAGATGCTCGGCCCGACCGGCGTCGGCGGCCTGTACGGCCGCACCGAGCTGCTGGATGCGCTGCCCCCGTTCCTCACCGGAGGCTCCATGATCACGACCGTGACGCTCGACCACGCCGAGTACCTGCCGGCGCCGCAGCGCTTCGAGGCCGGCACCCAGCGGGTGTCGCAGGCGGTCGCGCTCGCCGCGGCGGTCGACTACCTCGAAGCGGTCGGGATGCCGGCGATCGAGGCGCACGAGGCGGAGCTGGGCGCGCGGATGCTCGCCGGGCTGGCGGGGATCCCCGGCGTGCGCGTCCTCGGCCCGGGCGCCGACGTCGAGCGCGTCGGACTGGCGAGCTTCGTCGTGGACGGCATCCACGCGCATGATGTCGGGCAGTTCCTGGATGATCGCGGCATCGCGGTCCGGGTCGGCCACCACTGCGCGCAGCCGGTGCACCGCCGGTTCGGCGCCACGGCCTCCACCCGGATCAGCGCGTACCTCTACAACACGGCCGACGAGGTGGACGCCGCCGTCGCGGCCGTCGCGGACGCGCGCGACTTCTTCGGGGTGAGCGGCCGATGA